DNA sequence from the Pseudoxanthomonas sp. genome:
CCTTGAGATGGCGGATTCGAACGGCATCGCGCGTACGGGTGGAAACGCGCCCCTCATCCGCCTTCGGCACCGTCTCTCGTAGCACGCGGAGAAGGGAAGCGCGCCGACAAAATGGTGTCGGGCGGGCGAACGCCTGTCGACCTTCGTAGGGTGGGCCTTGGCCCACCTTCTCGCGATCTGCGTCTGACGCCTTGCGATGGCGGACGTGAGCCTGCCCTACAGGTCGCCGAATCTCGACTGCAGCGCGGCGATGGCCGCGAGTCCGGCGGTTTCGGTACGCAGGATGCGCGGGCCCAGCCGGAGGCCGGTGAACCCGACGGCAGACAACGCTTCGCGGTCGCGCGGCGACCAGCCGCCCTCGGGTCCGATCGCCACCACCACCTTGCCCGCGGCGACGTTCACCGTGGCCAGCGATACCTCGCCGACCGGATCGAGCGTCAGCTTCGTCGCGTCGGCATCCACGATGCGCGCGGCATCGGCCAGCGCAGCGGGCGCCGACAGCACAGGCAGGCGCGCGCGCCCGCTCTGTTCGCAGGCCGACGCGATGACGCTGCACCAGTGCGCCACGCGCTTTGCCGTGCGCTCGGCATCCAGCTTCACTTCGGTGCGCTCGGCCATCACCGGGACGATCGCGGCGACGCCCAGTTCGGTCGCCTTCTGCAGGATCAGGTCCATCTTCTCGCCGCGTGCCACACCCTGCAGCAGGGTGACATGCAGGGGCGATTCGTTGTCGACGCTGCGCGCCGCCATGATCTCGGCCTGCACGCCGCGCTTGCCGACGGCGGTGATGCGCGCGTCGTAGTCGTGGCCATCGCCGTTGAACAACACGCAGGCATCGCCTTCACGCAGCCGCAGCACACGGGCGAGGTGATTGGCGGCGGTCTCGGGCAGGGCGAGCGATGCGCCTACGGTCAGAGAGGTGTCGACATGGCAGCGAGTCAGGCGCATGCGGTGGCCTCGTCGATGGCGTGGCGGGTGACGTCGGCGAGCAACTGCAACGCGTCGTCGTCCACGCAGTAGGGCGGCATCCAGTACAGCACGTCGCCAAGCGGGCGCAGCACCACGCCGCGGGCCAGCGCCGCGCGGTAGGCCTTCAGGCCGATGCGCGCGGTCGCGGGGAAGGGCGTGGCCTTGTCGCCATCGCGGGTCAGTTCGAATGCCAGCATCATGCCGGCCTGGCGAACGTCGGCGACGTGGCGATGCGCGGCCAGCGGTTCCGCCAATGCCGCCATCGTGCGCGCGGTCGCACGGTTGCGCGCCAGCACATCGCCGTCGCGGAAGAGGTCCAGCGATGCCAGCGCGGCCGCGCAGGCCAGCGGATTGCCGGTATAGCTGTGCGAATGCAGGAAGGCGCGTTCGCGCGAATCGTCGAGGAAGCCATCATAGATCGCCTGCGTCGCCAGCACCGCCGCCAGCGGCAGGAAGCCGCCCGTCAGGCCCTTCGACAGGCACAGCAGGTCCGGCATCACGCCGCTCTGCTCACTGGCGAACAGCGTGCCGGTGCGACCGAAGCCGACCGCGATCTCGTCGGCGATCAGGAACGCGCCGCTGGCGTCGCACAGCTCGCGCACGCGGGTGAGGTAGTCGGCGTGGTGCATGCGCATGCCGCCGGCGCATTGCACGCGCGGCTCGACGATCACCGCGCAGATTTCCCCCGCATGCTCGTCCAGCATCGCGGCCAGTGCATCGGCGGCGCGATGCGCGCATTCGGACGGCGATTCGCCGTCCCGGGCCAGATAGGCGTCCGGCGAGGGCGCGAACAGCGCTTCGGTCAGCAGCGGCGCATACACCCGCCGGTACAGCGGGATGTCGCCGACGGCCAGCGCCCCCAGCGTTTCGCCGTGGTAGCCGTTCTCCAGCGCGATGAATTTCGTCCGCGTGTGCTCGCCGCGGTTGTGGAACCAGTGGAACGCCATCTTCAGCGCCACCTCCACGCCCGCCGAGCCGTTGTCCGCGTAGAACACCTTGGCCAGCGGCGCGCGCCCCGCCTGCCGCGGCGCCACCGCCAGCAGCCGCTCGGCCAGTTCCACCGCCGGCGCATGGGTGAAGCCGGCCAGCATCACCTGCTCCAGCGACTGCGCCTGCGCGGCGATGGCCGCGCCGATGCGTGGTTCCGCATGGCCGAACAGGTTGGTCCACCAGCTGCTGACGGCGTCGAGATACCGTGTGCCATCGTGACCGACCAGCCACGCACCCTCGCCACGGGCGATCGGCACCAGCGGCAAGGTGTGCGGGTGCTCACGCATCTGCGTGCAGGGATGCCACAGCACGGACAGATCGCGGGCACGCCAGTCGTCCGCCTCTGCTAGCATTCCCTTCTGATGATCCTGTTGTCGCATCCCTCCATGATATCGGGCGCCGCCCCTTGCCGTCGCCACGCCCCGCGTGGCGCGCGCGGACGCCGCTCCGCCGCATGAGCCGCCTGCCCACCATCCACGGGATCACCCAGCGCGCCGACGGGCCGGACCGCCACGTCGAGGAGCTCGACCTTGAATTCAGCAACGGCGAGCGTCGCCGCTACCATCGCCTGCGCTCTCAGGGCCATGGCGCGGTGGTCGTGGTGCCGATGCAGGACGAGGACACCGTACTGCTGGTGCGCGAGTACGCCGCCGGCATGCACCGCTACGAACTGGGCCTGGTGAAGGGCCGCATCGACGCCGGCGAGACGCCCGAGCAGGCCGCCGACCGCGAACTGAAGGAAGAAGCCGGCTTCGGCGCGCGCCGCCTGGACGTGCTTCGCGCCCTGACCCTGGCGCCCACCTACATGAGCCACCAGTCCTGGCTGGTGGTGGCAAGAGACCTGTACCCCGAGCGCCTGCCGGGGGATGAACCCGAGGAGTTGGAAGTAGTGCCCTGGAAGTTGCAAGACCTCGACCAGCTGATGCTGCGCGAGGATTTTTCGGAAGGCCGTTCGCTGGCGGCGCTGTTCATCGCCCGCGAATGGTTGAACGCGCGGACATGAGTCGAATGACCGCGGACCTGCACGAAGCCGTCATCGTCATCGCCCGCGAAGCGGGCCTCGCCATCATGGCGGTGTACGAGAACGCCTTCGACGTGCAACGCAAGAGCGACGACAGTCCGCTCACCGCCGCCGACATGGCGGCCCACCGGGTCATCGCCGACGGCCTGCGCCGGCTGACCCCGCAGTGGCCTGTGCTGTCGGAGGAAGCCGCCGACATCCCGTGGTCCGAACGCAGCCAGTGGCCGACCTACTGGCTGGTGGACCCGCTGGACGGCACGCGCGAGTTCATCAAGCGCAACGGCGAGTTCACCGTCAACATCGCGCTGATCGAGCAGAACGAGCCCATCTTCGGCGTGGTCCACGCGCCGGTGACCGGCGAGACCTGGCACGCGCGCCAGGGCCGCAACGCCTACCGCCGCGTCGGCGAGGTGGATGCGCAGATCCGTACGCGCGCGCCGGCCACCGGCACGCTGAAGGTCGCGGCCAGCCGCTCGCATCGCGATGTGCGCACGCAGGCCTTCCTCGATGGCATGGGCGATATCGAAGAGGTGTCGCTCGGTTCCTCGCTGAAGTTCTGCCGCATCGCCGAAGGCGCGCTCGATGTCTATCCGCGCTTCGGCCCCACCAGCGAGTGGGATACCGCCGCCGCGCAGTGCGTGCTGGAAGCCGCCGGCGGCGCGCTGCTGGCGCCGGACGGTCGCGCGTTCCGCTACAACCGTCGCGAGACGCTGCTCAACGGCGATTTCGTGGCGCTGGGCGACATGACGCTGCCGTGGCGTACGTGGCTGGCGCGCGCGCATGACGACGACCATGGACGCGCCCGCATCGCCTGACGGCGGCATCGCGCGGCTGCTGGCCATCATGGCCCGCCTGCGCGATCCCGACGGCGGCTGCCCGTGGGACCTGGAGCAGGACTTCTCCACCATCGCACCCTATACGGTGGAGGAAGCCTACGAGGTCGCCGACGCGATCGACCGTGGCGACCTGCCGGCGTTGAAGGATGAGCTGGGCGACCTGCTGCTGCAGGTCGTCTTCCATGCACAGATGGCGCAGGAGCAGGGCGCCTTCGCGTTCGGCGACGTCGTCGAGGCGATCTGCGACAAGATGGTGCGGCGTCACCCGCATGTGTTCGGTCCTTCGACGGGCTCGGGACCGGTTGCCTCGTTCGCCGATGCGCAGGCGCAGACCGCCAACTGGGACGCGATCAAGGCCGCCGAACGCAAGGCCGCGGGCGAAGACGATACGTCCGCACTCGCCGGCATCTCGCGCGGCCTGCCGGAGTGGCAGCGCGCGGTGAAACTGCAGTCGCGCGCGGCGCGGGTCGGCTTCGACTGGCCCGACACCGGACCGGTGATCGACAAGCTGCACGAGGAGATCGACGAGGTGCGCGTGGAACTCGCCGCCGCTCCTTCGCCCGAGCGCGATGCGCGGCTGGAGGACGAGATCGGCGACCTGCTGTTCGTCGCCGCCAACCTGGCGCGGCACGCCAAAGTCGACGTGGGTGGCGCGCTGCGCCGGGCCAACCTGAAGTTCGAGCGTCGCTTCCGCGCGATGGAGGCGCTTGCCACCGCCGACGGCACCACGATGTCCGCGCTGACGCTGGCGCAGCAGGAAGCGCTGTGGATGCGGGTGAAGCAAGGCGAAGGCACGTAGCGACAGCCTTCTCGGCCTCGCCGTCGCGGCGATCCTGGCAGGGAGGGCGCACGCAGCGGAGCAAGCTCCGCTCTACGGGGGTTGGCGGTTGTCCTGCCCGACCACCGTTGGACCGTCATTCCCGCGAAGGCGGGAACCCAGCGACTTGCCACATCGAACCGAACCGTCGCGGTGATTCGCGTGCGAAGACGGCAGCGGTCGCATCGGCGGACGTGTTGCGTTGCCGGAACCCCAGGGCTGGCGGCGGGCCGAGGCCCGCCCTACGCTGTCGGCATGAAGACCCTGCTGCTGTTCCTCGTCACCGCGCTGGCCGAGATCGTCGGCTGCTATCTGCCCTACCTGTGGCTGCGCAAGGGCGGCAGCGTGTGGCTGCTGCTGCCGGCGGCCGCCAGCCTGGCGCTGTTCGCGTGGTTGCTGACGCTGCATCCCACTGCGTCCGGCCGCGTGTACGCCGCGTACGGCGGCGTCTACGTCACCATGGCGATTTTCTGGCTGTGGGCCGTGGACGCGGTGAAGCCGACGCGCTGGGACCTGCTGGGTGCCGGCTTGTGCCTGGCCGGCATGGCGGTGATCATGTTCGCGCCACGCGCCGCCTGACCCGGTGGGAGGGGACATGAGCCGCTTCGCCAGCTTCCGCGAGTTCTACCCGTTCTACCTCGCCGAACACAGCAACCGCATCTCGCGCCGCCTGCATTTCGTCGGCAGCTGCGGCGTGCTCGCGCTGCTGGTGCTGGCCATCGTCGAGCGCAACGCCTGGTGGCTGCTGGCCGCGCTGTTCTGCGGCTACGGCTTCGCCTGGGTGGGCCACTTCTTCTTCGAGAAGAACCGGCCCGCCACCTTCAAGCACCCGTTCTATTCCTTCGCCGGCGACTGGGTGATGTTCAAGGACATCCTGACCGGAAAGATCCGGTTCTAGGTAGCGTGCGCCATGCGCACGACCACGATATGTCGGAACCCGCCGTGCGCACGGCGCAGGCTACGGCTCGTAGAACATCAGGAACGCCGCGCCCACGATCAGCGCGAAGGCCGCATAGTGGTTCCATTTCAGCGGCTGGCCCAGGTACCAGGTACTGAAGCCGGCGAAGACCAGCAGGGTCAGGATTTCCTGGATGGTCTTGAGCTGCACCACCGAGTAGACCGCGCTGCCCATGCGGTTGGCCGGCACCATCAGCATGTACTCGAAAAAGGCGATGCCCCAGCTGGTCAGGATCACCGTGAGCAGCGGCGCCGATTTGTACTTCAGATGGCCGTACCAGGCGAACGTCATGAAGACGTTGGAGGCCAGCAGCAGGAACAGGGGCAGGACGCGGTCGATCATGGCGGGGTCGTCGGGGGAGGAGGGCGAAGCGTAATGCCAACTGCCGGCTGAATGGAAAGGCCATCTTCACGCGGTGTCTACCGGTGCCCCGGTAGTTTCACAAACCTGAAGCCTCTCAAGGAGTTGTCATGCGACACAGTCAGGAAACCGCGGGTCTGGTGCTGGTGGTGGAAGACAACCGCAACATTTCCGAGATGATCGGGGAATATCTGGAAGGCCGCGGCTTCGAAGTCGACTACGCCACCGACGGCCTGGACGGTTACCGGCTGGCGGTGGAGAACAGCTACGACGTGCTGGTGCTCGACCTGATGCTGCCGCGCCTGGACGGCATGGAAGTCTGCAAGCGGCTGCGGACCGAGGCCCGCAAGTCGACGCCCGTGCTGATGCTGACCGCACGCGACACGCTGGACGACAAGCTGACCGGCCTGAGCTCCGGCGCCGACGATTACCTGACCAAGCCTTTCGCGATCCAGGAACTGGAGGCCCGCCTGCGTGCATTGATCCGCCGCGAGCGCCGCCAGGTCGGTGCCGAAGTGCTGAAGGTCGCGGACCTGGTGCTGGACCCGGTCAGCATGCGCGCCACCCGCGGCGGTACCGAACTGATGCTGTCGCCGATCGGCCTTCGGCTGCTGACCATCCTGATGCGCGAGTCGCCGCGCGTGGTGACCCGGCAGGAGATCGAGCGCGAGATCTGGGGCAACGGCCTGCCGGATTCGGACACCCTGCGCAGCCACCTGTACAACCTGCGCAAGGTGATCGACAAGCCGTTCGACAAGCCACTGCTGCACACCGTGCAGAGCGCCGGCTACCGCATCGCCGACATCGGCTGACCCGGCGGTCGGCGCGCGGCAGACCTCCGCCGTCGCCCGACGACTCCGCATGCGCCAGGGCCTCCCCCGAAAACTCAGGATCGCCTTCATCCTGCAGGCCGTGATGGTCAGCCTGGCCATCGTGCTGGGCGTGTACCTGATCTCGGCGGTCATCAAGCACAGCCTGATGAACACCGCGCTGCAGGAAGAAGCCGCGCATTTCTGGGAGCTCTACAGCGCCAGTACCGCGCAGCCGCCGCCGAACACGCACAACCTGCGCGGCTACCTGGTGGTCAAGGGGCATTCCAACCTGGTGCTGCCGGAGAACCTGCGCGCGCTCGGGCCGGGGTTCCACGAACTGAAGGACGACGATCTGCTGGTGCTGGTGGACGAACAGCCCGAAGGCCGTCTTTACCTGGTGTTCCTGCGCTCGCAGGCCGAGCGGCTGGCGTTCTACTTCGGCACGGTGCCGATCATCATGACCCTGGTGGCCATCTACCTGGTGTCCTGGCTGACCTATCGCGCATCGAAGCGGCTGGTGTCGCCGGTCAGCTGGCTGGCGCGGCAGGTGTCCGAATGGGACCCGCGCCACCCCGACGTCAGTGGACTGGCCGCCGACCGGCTGCCGAGCGAGGTGCAGGGCGAGGCGCGCCAGCTGGCCGCGGCACTGCACGGACTGGCCCAGCGCGTCACCGCGCACGTGGCGCGCGAACGCGACTTCACCCGCGACGCCAGCCACGAACTGCGCACGCCGCTGACCGTCATCCGCGTGGCCACCGACATGGGCATGGCCGAAGATTCGCCACCGCGCGTGGCGCGTGCGCTGCAGCGCATCCAGCGCGCCGGGCGCGACATGGAGGCAGTGATCGATGCTTTCCTGATCCTGGCGCGCGAAGCCGAAGTGGAGCCGCAGAGCGAGGACTTCGACGTCGCCGACATCGTCATGGACGAGGCCGAGAACGCGCGCACGCTGCTGCTCAACAAGCCGGTGGACCTGGAGGTCACCCTGCATGCGCGTCCGCGCCTGCATGCGCCGCCGCGGGTGTTCCAGGTGGTCGTCAGCAACCTGCTGCGCAATGCCTGCACCTATACCGACCGCGGCCGCATCGACGTGCTGCTGGAACCGGACCGCGTGGTCGTGCGCGACACCGGCATCGGCATGGCCGCCGAATCGATGCAGCGGGTGTTCGAGCCCTTCTACCGTGCCGATCCGTCGCGCCCGCAGGGCAGCGGCCTGGGCCTGTCCATCGTCAGCCGCCTCTGCGACCGCTTCGGCTGGAAGATCGAGCTGGAGAGCGAACTGGGACGCGGCACCACCGCGACGATCCGCTTCGTTCCGTAATCCATAACGGCACCTGACCCGTACCACGGGCTGTCAACGCGCCGGCCCCCGGCGCGTTCCCGTTCCCGACTCCCCACCCTCCGAGCCGACTCACTGCATGAGCCAGCCAGCACGCTCCGCCCCCCGCAAGAACCCACCTCTGCCCAAGATCCTGCTCGGGGTCGCGATCGTCGCCCTGCTCGGCGCCGGCGCGTGGTACTGGACCGCGCGCAAGAGCGATGGCGCGGAAAGCGCCTACCGCAGCGCCACCATCGAGCGCGGCGACATCCGCGTGGCCATTTCGGCGACCGGCACCCTCAGCGCCATCTCCACGGTCACCGTGGGTAGCCAGATCTCCGGTCAGGTCACCGACGTGCTGGTCGACTACAACAGCGAAGTCAAGAAGGGCCAAGTGCTGGCGCGCATCGATCCGAGCACCTACGAGGCGCAGATCGAGCAGGGCAATGCGCAGATCGCCAGCGCGCAGGCCAACCTGCGGCAGGCGCAGGCCACCCTGGCCAATGCCGAGATCGACTACACCCGCAAGGCCGGCCTGGGCCGTCAGCAACTGGTCGCGCAGAGCGACGTCGACCTGGCCCGCGCGGCACGCGACCAGGCGCGTGCGCAGGTCAACGCCGCGCAGGCGTCGATCCGCCAGCAGACGGCGTCCACCCAGACCACCCGCGTCAACCTGGACCGCACCGTGATCCGCTCGCCGGTGGACGGCGTGGTGCTGACCCGCACGATCGAACCCGGCCAGACCGTGGCGGCCAGCCTGCAGGCACCCGAACTGTTCACCATCGCCGAAGACCTGTCGAAGATGAAGATCGAACTGGCCGTCGACGAGGCCGACATCGGCCAGGTCAAGGTCGGGCAGGCGGTCTCGTTCACGGTCGATGCGTTCGCCGATCGTCAGTTCCGCGGACAGGTGCAGCAGGTGCGCCTGTCGGCCACCACCACCAGCAACGTGGTGACTTACCCGGTGGTGGTCAGCGTGGACAACAGCGACGGCACGCTGCTGCCCGGGCTGACCGTCAACGCCGAGATCGAGGTCAGCAAGCGCGACGACATCCTCAAGGTGTCCAACGCCGCGCTGCGCTACAAGCCGACCGGCGAACAGGCCGGTGCGTCGGCGCCGGCGGCGCCGCAGGCCGGACAGAACCGGGGCGGCGGCGTCAGCGACGACCTGGTGCGGGTGGCCGCCTCCCTGCAACTGAAGCCCGAGCAGCAGGCCGCGTTCGACACGGCCATGTCGGCGCTGCGCGAGCGCCAGGCCGCGCGCATGGCACAGGCGCAGCAGCGTGGCGGCGCCAGCATGTTCGGCGGGCCGGGCGGCGGTCCGCGGTCCGGCGGCAACGCCGGTGGCGGCGGGGCGATGCAGGCGCAGATGCGCCAGCGCATGGCCGATCGCATGCAGCAGGACTTCGCCCCGTTCCGCGCCACGCTGGACGAGGCGCAGAAGCAGCGCTGGGATGGCGAACTGCGCACGCTGCTCGCCGCCAAGCGCGCGCCGATCTA
Encoded proteins:
- a CDS encoding 16S rRNA (uracil(1498)-N(3))-methyltransferase translates to MRLTRCHVDTSLTVGASLALPETAANHLARVLRLREGDACVLFNGDGHDYDARITAVGKRGVQAEIMAARSVDNESPLHVTLLQGVARGEKMDLILQKATELGVAAIVPVMAERTEVKLDAERTAKRVAHWCSVIASACEQSGRARLPVLSAPAALADAARIVDADATKLTLDPVGEVSLATVNVAAGKVVVAIGPEGGWSPRDREALSAVGFTGLRLGPRILRTETAGLAAIAALQSRFGDL
- the bioA gene encoding adenosylmethionine--8-amino-7-oxononanoate transaminase, which translates into the protein MLAEADDWRARDLSVLWHPCTQMREHPHTLPLVPIARGEGAWLVGHDGTRYLDAVSSWWTNLFGHAEPRIGAAIAAQAQSLEQVMLAGFTHAPAVELAERLLAVAPRQAGRAPLAKVFYADNGSAGVEVALKMAFHWFHNRGEHTRTKFIALENGYHGETLGALAVGDIPLYRRVYAPLLTEALFAPSPDAYLARDGESPSECAHRAADALAAMLDEHAGEICAVIVEPRVQCAGGMRMHHADYLTRVRELCDASGAFLIADEIAVGFGRTGTLFASEQSGVMPDLLCLSKGLTGGFLPLAAVLATQAIYDGFLDDSRERAFLHSHSYTGNPLACAAALASLDLFRDGDVLARNRATARTMAALAEPLAAHRHVADVRQAGMMLAFELTRDGDKATPFPATARIGLKAYRAALARGVVLRPLGDVLYWMPPYCVDDDALQLLADVTRHAIDEATACA
- the nudE gene encoding ADP compounds hydrolase NudE, translating into MSRLPTIHGITQRADGPDRHVEELDLEFSNGERRRYHRLRSQGHGAVVVVPMQDEDTVLLVREYAAGMHRYELGLVKGRIDAGETPEQAADRELKEEAGFGARRLDVLRALTLAPTYMSHQSWLVVARDLYPERLPGDEPEELEVVPWKLQDLDQLMLREDFSEGRSLAALFIAREWLNART
- the cysQ gene encoding 3'(2'),5'-bisphosphate nucleotidase CysQ codes for the protein MSRMTADLHEAVIVIAREAGLAIMAVYENAFDVQRKSDDSPLTAADMAAHRVIADGLRRLTPQWPVLSEEAADIPWSERSQWPTYWLVDPLDGTREFIKRNGEFTVNIALIEQNEPIFGVVHAPVTGETWHARQGRNAYRRVGEVDAQIRTRAPATGTLKVAASRSHRDVRTQAFLDGMGDIEEVSLGSSLKFCRIAEGALDVYPRFGPTSEWDTAAAQCVLEAAGGALLAPDGRAFRYNRRETLLNGDFVALGDMTLPWRTWLARAHDDDHGRARIA
- the mazG gene encoding nucleoside triphosphate pyrophosphohydrolase encodes the protein MDAPASPDGGIARLLAIMARLRDPDGGCPWDLEQDFSTIAPYTVEEAYEVADAIDRGDLPALKDELGDLLLQVVFHAQMAQEQGAFAFGDVVEAICDKMVRRHPHVFGPSTGSGPVASFADAQAQTANWDAIKAAERKAAGEDDTSALAGISRGLPEWQRAVKLQSRAARVGFDWPDTGPVIDKLHEEIDEVRVELAAAPSPERDARLEDEIGDLLFVAANLARHAKVDVGGALRRANLKFERRFRAMEALATADGTTMSALTLAQQEALWMRVKQGEGT
- a CDS encoding YnfA family protein is translated as MKTLLLFLVTALAEIVGCYLPYLWLRKGGSVWLLLPAAASLALFAWLLTLHPTASGRVYAAYGGVYVTMAIFWLWAVDAVKPTRWDLLGAGLCLAGMAVIMFAPRAA
- a CDS encoding DUF962 domain-containing protein, encoding MSRFASFREFYPFYLAEHSNRISRRLHFVGSCGVLALLVLAIVERNAWWLLAALFCGYGFAWVGHFFFEKNRPATFKHPFYSFAGDWVMFKDILTGKIRF
- a CDS encoding DMT family protein; translation: MIDRVLPLFLLLASNVFMTFAWYGHLKYKSAPLLTVILTSWGIAFFEYMLMVPANRMGSAVYSVVQLKTIQEILTLLVFAGFSTWYLGQPLKWNHYAAFALIVGAAFLMFYEP
- a CDS encoding response regulator transcription factor, giving the protein MRHSQETAGLVLVVEDNRNISEMIGEYLEGRGFEVDYATDGLDGYRLAVENSYDVLVLDLMLPRLDGMEVCKRLRTEARKSTPVLMLTARDTLDDKLTGLSSGADDYLTKPFAIQELEARLRALIRRERRQVGAEVLKVADLVLDPVSMRATRGGTELMLSPIGLRLLTILMRESPRVVTRQEIEREIWGNGLPDSDTLRSHLYNLRKVIDKPFDKPLLHTVQSAGYRIADIG
- a CDS encoding HAMP domain-containing sensor histidine kinase, translated to MRQGLPRKLRIAFILQAVMVSLAIVLGVYLISAVIKHSLMNTALQEEAAHFWELYSASTAQPPPNTHNLRGYLVVKGHSNLVLPENLRALGPGFHELKDDDLLVLVDEQPEGRLYLVFLRSQAERLAFYFGTVPIIMTLVAIYLVSWLTYRASKRLVSPVSWLARQVSEWDPRHPDVSGLAADRLPSEVQGEARQLAAALHGLAQRVTAHVARERDFTRDASHELRTPLTVIRVATDMGMAEDSPPRVARALQRIQRAGRDMEAVIDAFLILAREAEVEPQSEDFDVADIVMDEAENARTLLLNKPVDLEVTLHARPRLHAPPRVFQVVVSNLLRNACTYTDRGRIDVLLEPDRVVVRDTGIGMAAESMQRVFEPFYRADPSRPQGSGLGLSIVSRLCDRFGWKIELESELGRGTTATIRFVP
- a CDS encoding efflux RND transporter periplasmic adaptor subunit, which translates into the protein MSQPARSAPRKNPPLPKILLGVAIVALLGAGAWYWTARKSDGAESAYRSATIERGDIRVAISATGTLSAISTVTVGSQISGQVTDVLVDYNSEVKKGQVLARIDPSTYEAQIEQGNAQIASAQANLRQAQATLANAEIDYTRKAGLGRQQLVAQSDVDLARAARDQARAQVNAAQASIRQQTASTQTTRVNLDRTVIRSPVDGVVLTRTIEPGQTVAASLQAPELFTIAEDLSKMKIELAVDEADIGQVKVGQAVSFTVDAFADRQFRGQVQQVRLSATTTSNVVTYPVVVSVDNSDGTLLPGLTVNAEIEVSKRDDILKVSNAALRYKPTGEQAGASAPAAPQAGQNRGGGVSDDLVRVAASLQLKPEQQAAFDTAMSALRERQAARMAQAQQRGGASMFGGPGGGPRSGGNAGGGGAMQAQMRQRMADRMQQDFAPFRATLDEAQKQRWDGELRTLLAAKRAPIYLLVDGRPEMVQVRVGASDGTSTEVSGAVKEGDVVVVGERAKE